The Medicago truncatula cultivar Jemalong A17 chromosome 7, MtrunA17r5.0-ANR, whole genome shotgun sequence genome includes the window CCCTAATCGGGAAACCCTAAACTAAACCTTTGGCGGGAATTATTCAAATTCGAAATTCAAATCTCTCTTCATTAAGTTCTTATTAGATCAGCATTAACTATATCGTAGCTTATCAATGCAGATTCCTTGGTAGTAGTATTGCTTTAAACAACATTGAAGCTTTCCCATATTTCCCATTAAATGTATTTGTTACTTCCCTATAAGCATTTCATGAATACATATTGTGATTTCATGTATTTGTTAATTCCCTATAAGCATTTCATCCTCCTAATTAACGACGTCGAAATCAATCATAAACATTGATGATCTCAAACTGCTCATCCTTTCTTCATCGTACACATTTTCTCTCACTCATTGGACTCGCACTATTACAATCTCTACAATATCAAATACTATTACAATTTAATTTATGATAAGTCATATTTGATGTACTTCTAAtaatatgttttattaaattGAGGCATTCGGTGTACTCTATTTAGTAAATTTGTACATCATCATTTGCACATCCTCTACTTTTCTTTCAGTTTCTGCACAAGTCTTTTGAGTAGAACAAAGGTTTGTAACCTTCCTTCAATCTATCTTATTGCTCATGAATCATTTGTGCTATTTTGTTTATGTAAgcttttgaagtttttttaattctgCGTTCATAGAATTGAGAGAAACTGAAGTAAATTGCTAAGTATTATTCATTCCAAATCTTAAAAGATAGAAGATAGTTATTTTGAAGATAGTTATTCATTCCAAATTGCTAAGTATTATTCACACTGTTCTTCTAAATGCAGAAAAAATATAGTTATAGACTTTGTTGAGAAAGTGAAtattaaacaaaagaaaaaaaaaatactatagaGAAACAAGCAGAGACCAATGTTGCTCTCTGACAATGAATGTTCCGCAGTGAAAGTAACACACACTAGAACTTATTGATGAGAGAACAATGGACACTTTCCTAAGGTAGCTGCTGATCGCAATTTCAAAGACCATCAAAGCATCACATGagaaatttgattaaaattaaatatggtCTTATTAAAACATCTGCCCCAAATATGTTATGTCTTTTCTCCAAACTTCTGCTATATACCACCAGAATTTCCATTAAAATTGAAGATTGGGTTCAAAAGGTTTCATATTATTATTGTCGTAATGTAGCAGAATATGAATTGGAACTGTAATGACGGCTTTTAATTTCTAAAGAAAACTAAATTTTCTGTGCAACATGTTAAAATTGACACATCATTATAGTTTTCTTTAAAGAAATATCtcttatatttatatcaatctTTTCTGCATTTGGTTCTATCACTAATCCgattttatgtttgatttgaGACTTACTATATTCATATCTCTTTACAGTTGCTTCATTATCCGACTTATCACAATTTAGCAACAGAAATGTGACAAGAAAGCTTACCCCTATTTCACCTGGTAGATATGTTCTAAAGCGTCCTAGAAATTTGCATTGTGGTGACCTAAACAAAGCAACCGTAACCGGGTCAAATGAGAATCAAAGCTTTTATCTAGAGTGTGACGAGAATGGTGAAGATTGTGACGTTCCTGACAATGATTTGGGTAAGTTTTGCTATTAATTGTGGTTTTTCGTTGTTATTGTAGTTATTATAGTTCCTATATGAGAGGCCAAAATATTtgcaacaattaaaataaattatggtaTGTATTGTTccctctattatttttgttttgtttttagcaGTATATAAAGAAATTTTCTGAAATGTGTAATATGAGATATGAAATCAAATCGTCTTTGTTATTAATCATCCAAGTTGTTGgttttataaattatagatAGATAATATTGCATATATCTACTTTTTaaaatgtatatgacccgtgcggcagcatgGGTAGACGATCTAGTGATTAACATTATATGCTGCAACTGTTGTCCATATATTTACAGTATATGTTGCtatctttttatttgaaaactGTAAATGATTTCTGTTTGCAGATCCAAATGTGGAAATTGATGGTCTTCCTAAGGTGAATGACACACAGTTTCCCTTAGAGAATTCTGAATACGTTTCAGCTGCTGCAACGGGTGCAACTGGTACCTATATTATTAAAATCACTCTTTATAATATATGATATCTATGTTGTCCATATATTAACAGTATATGTTGCTATCTATTTATTTGATCAAGTTGTTACCTCACAATACTGGGACATTGGAGAACCAACATGCATTTGTGAGCACTGCGGTGCAATGATGTGGTATGAAGAAAGAGTACAAAAGCAATATAGATCAACAACTCCAACGTTTGCTATGTGTTGCTCCCATGGGAGGATTACGATTCCTCATTACCTCCCTCTTCCGCAACCATTGAAtgatttatttcacaaacatgACAAGAGAAGcaaatattttttggataacATCAGATCATTCAATAGTATGTTTGCTTTCACATCTATGGGTGGGAAAGTGAATAAATCAATAAATGATGGAAATGCTCCTCCAACTTTTGTCATGAATGGAGAGAACTATCATCAGATCGGAAGTTTGCTTCCACTTCCAGGAATTCAGCCCAAGTTTGctcaattatatatttatgacaCTGAAAATGAAATAAGTAACAGAATGTCAGTTGTAAGGTACTTCTACCTTATTCATGAATATGATACTAATCAAATTTACGTACATTTGTTACTATGCATAATGATCTTATGTAATAAagcattttatttgttttagcctcttcaaaaaaaaataaagcatttTATTTCTGTAGGATGAAAGACAATAACTCTTCATTGAAAGCAACAATCGTTGATGATATAATGAAAGTTCTTGATAATCATAATCCATACGCCCAAACATACCGGATGATTCGAGAcaaaatgagtgaaaatgatGTTCCAATACTGAAGTTGAGAATATTAGCCAAGAGAGGATGTGATGGTAGGAGGTACAATCTTCCAACAACATCTGAAGTTGCAGCTTTAATTGTTGGTGATTTTGATGCAGCTGACTTTGAGAGAGATATAATTGTGGAGACTCAATCAGGTTCGTTGAAACGTGTCTCAGTATTTGAACCTTCATATTTGCCATTACAATATCCCGTGCTCTTTCCTCGAGGAGAAGAT containing:
- the LOC112416305 gene encoding uncharacterized protein isoform X3, whose amino-acid sequence is MQLVHFDFNRTLFELHDDYYVLKAMEFCDRPRRDIATLNVTEGGEGSSLSGLHQLQVPPSVSSVSIRPLASPPLPGILKLTGHHYNHHYNNDTKCYVEIDSLAKVNDTQFPSENSEYVSTAATVASLSDLSQFSNRNVTRKLTPISPGRYVLKRPRNLHCGDLNKATVTGSNENQSFYLECDENGEDCDVPDNDLDPNVEIDGLPKVNDTQFPLENSEYVSAAATGATVVTSQYWDIGEPTCICEHCGAMMWYEERVQKQYRSTTPTFAMCCSHGRITIPHYLPLPQPLNDLFHKHDKRSKYFLDNIRSFNSMFAFTSMGGKVNKSINDGNAPPTFVMNGENYHQIGSLLPLPGIQPKFAQLYIYDTENEISNRMSVVRMKDNNSSLKATIVDDIMKVLDNHNPYAQTYRMIRDKMSENDVPILKLRILAKRGCDGRRYNLPTTSEVAALIVGDFDAADFERDIIVETQSGSLKRVSVFEPSYLPLQYPVLFPRGEDGYRNDIQLNDDSNAPTIKRKTITLREWFAYRIQQRIIEQSTLLFSRRLFHQFLVDAYSMIESSRLKWVRTHQKDLRVEMYKGLTEAILRGEITPSTVGKRIVPPSSFVGGARYMFQNYQDAMTICGWAGYPDLFITFTCNHKWPELCGFLSKYKLKSEDRPDLVCRLFKIKLDHLIKKGEIFGKVKAVSMYILMI